The Brassica oleracea var. oleracea cultivar TO1000 chromosome C6, BOL, whole genome shotgun sequence genome includes a region encoding these proteins:
- the LOC106298782 gene encoding TMV resistance protein N-like — protein sequence MNRIMKKLSCFKTKVKSLRLLESRSSLSSSSFTPQKYDVFLSFRGPDTRKNFVSFLYKELVAKEIRTFKDDKELERGRPISPELLQAIKGSEIAVVVVSKTYSASNWCLEELVKILKLEKKGLIKVLPIFYEVDPSHVRWQREEVAKQFKKHEKRQSREKVKSWRDALNYLAEISGECSKNWEDDSKLVDGITERVSKMLFSVTPGNGNNLIGIDEHMNELYPRLDLNSNQGVRVIGIWGRGSMGRSALARHVHESISHNFEAHCFLEDVRKISQHCRKSHLQEELLSKMQGEGLNTKSSHRCLKAIKAGLRNKKVLLVANDVDKIEQLEALGEEFSWFGHGSRVVITTQDRQLLSSWGVKSVYEVELLKCYEVRKLFRSEAFKQREVDPVGLEQSTYHPHMNFLGVNFFLKCLVALLCDRGQLKERLSALIHSR from the exons ATGAACAGAATCATGAAAAAACTATCGTGCTTTAAGACAAAAGTTAAATCATTGCGACTACTCGAATCCAGGTCATCACTGTCTTCTTCCTCTTTCACTCCTCAGAAATACGACGTCTTTCTAAGCTTCAGGGGCCCAGATACTCGCAAGAACTTCGTCAGCTTTCTCTACAAGGAGTTAGTGGCGAAAGAGATTCGAACTTTCAAAGACGACAAGGAGTTAGAGAGAGGCCGTCCGATCTCACCGGAGCTTCTCCAAGCCATCAAAGGGTCAGAAATCGCCGTCGTGGTTGTCTCTAAGACTTACTCAGCTTCTAACTGGTGTCTTGAAGAGCTTGTGAAGATCTTGAAACTCGAGAAGAAGGGTTTGATCAAAGTGCTGCCTATTTTCTACGAGGTTGATCCTTCTCACGTGAGGTGGCAGAGAGAAGAAGTCGCGAAACAGTTCAAGAAACATGAGAAGAGACAGAGCAGAGAGAAGGTCAAATCTTGGAGGGATGCGTTGAATTATTTGGCTGAGATCTCTGGTGAATGTTCAAAGAACTG GGAAGATGACTCGAAGCTGGTCGATGGAATTACAGAAAGAGTATCAAAGATGTTGTTCTCCGTAACACCAGGAAATGGCAATAACCTAATTGGTATCGATGAACACATGAATGAATTGTATCCACGGTTGGATCTAAACTCAAACCAAGGTGTGCGAGTCATTGGGATATGGGGAAGAGGAAGCATGGGAAGATCAGCACTTGCAAGACACGTTCACGAGAGCATCTCACATAACTTTGAAGCTCACTGTTTCCTCGAAGACGTGAGAAAGATCTCACAACATTGCCGCAAATCTCATCTACAAGAAGAGCTTCTTTCCAAGATGCAAGGGGAAGGGTTGAACACAAAGAGCTCTCATAGGTGTCTTAAAGCGATCAAAGCAGGGCTCAGGAACAAGAAGGTTCTACTTGTGGCTAACGACGTGGACAAGATCGAACAGTTAGAAGCCCTTGGTGAGGAGTTTAGCTGGTTTGGTCATGGCAGCAGAGTCGTCATAACCACACAAGATAGGCAATTGCTTAGTTCATGGGGTGTGAAGAGTGTCTATGAAGTTGAGCTCTTGAAATGCTACGAAGTTCGAAAGCTCTTTAGGTCAGAAGCATTCAAACAGAGAGAGGTGGATCCTGTTGGTTTGGAGCAGTCTACATATCATCCACACATGAACTTTCTTGGTGTTAATTTCTTTTTGAAATGTTTGGTGGCTTTGTTATGCGACAGAGGTCAGCTTAAGGAAAGACTGAGTGCATTAATACATAGTCGCTAG
- the LOC106299337 gene encoding TMV resistance protein N-like: MSPFSLLSDRTIQMSSSTPPTIPKYDVFLSFRGLDTRRSFISFLYKELVRRNIRTFKDDKELESGRKISPELERAIEESKFAVVVISANYAASTWCLQELVKIMDFVNKGSLTVIPVFHGVDPCHVRRQIQKVAVQFEKHETREGREKVLSWRQALTNLANISGVCTLKCEDDSMMVDEIAKRISTLIDTTRKPTRTGSSLVGIDVHMKALSRLLDLNSSKKSVRVIGIWGRGGNGRSALAEFVYKNICQHFESHCFLENVKRISHDRHMSHLHQEVLKRVQVESNSNQKVLLVANEVNKLEQLDALAEDFSCFGPGSIVIITTQDKQLLVSAGIKLVYEAELLTFQKVRELFRQLGFRVRERAIESVLCKGTNLAMKWLGCCLRVRSGYRKVS, translated from the exons ATGAGTCCATTTTCTTTACTCTCAGACAGAACCATTCAGATGTCTTCTTCTACTCCACCAACCATCCCGAAGTACGATGTCTTTCTGAGCTTCAGAGGACTCGACACTCGCCGCAGCTTCATCAGCTTCCTCTACAAAGAACTCGTCCGAAGGAACATCCGCACCTTCAAAGACGACAAGGAGCTCGAGAGCGGCCGGAAGATTTCGCCGGAGCTAGAACGCGCCATCGAAGAATCCAAGTTCGCCGTCGTTGTGATCTCCGCGAACTACGCAGCCTCCACTTGGTGCCTTCAAGAACTCGTCAAGATCATGGATTTCGTCAACAAGGGCTCCCTCACCGTGATCCCCGTCTTCCACGGCGTTGACCCGTGTCACGTGAGGCGGCAGATCCAAAAAGTCGCCGTACAGTTTGAGAAGCACGAGACGAGAGAAGGTCGCGAGAAAGTCCTCTCGTGGAGACAAGCGTTGACCAATCTCGCGAATATCTCCGGCGTCTGCACATTGAAATG TGAAGATGACTCGATGATGGTGGACGAGATTGCTAAGAGGATATCAACGCTCATTGATACAACGAGAAAACCAACAAGAACCGGAAGTAGCCTAGTGGGGATTGATGTACACATGAAAGCTCTGTCGCGGTTACTAGATCTGAACTCTTCGAAGAAGTCTGTGAGAGTGATAGGTATCTGGGGGAGAGGAGGCAACGGTAGATCGGCTCTCGCTGAGTTCGTGTACAAGAACATCTGTCAACACTTCGAAAGCCATTGCTTCCTGGAGAATGTGAAGAGGATATCTCACGACCGTCACATGTCGCATCTACACCAAGAGGTTCTTAAAAGGGTCCAAGTAGAATCGAATTCGAACCAGAAGGTTCTGCTTGTGGCAAACGAAGTTAACAAACTTGAGCAGTTAGATGCTCTTGCAGAGGATTTCAGCTGTTTTGGACCGGGGAGTATAGTTATCATCACTACACAAGACAAGCAGTTGCTTGTTTCGGCCGGTATAAAGCTTGTTTACGAAGCGGAGCTTCTGACGTTCCAGAAAGTTCGTGAACTATTCAGACAGTTAGGTTTCAGAGTCAGGGAGAGAGCTATTGAGTCTGTTTTGTGTAAGGGAACTAATCTTGCCATGAAATGGTTAGGTTGTTGTCTACGTGTTAGATCTGGTTACAGGAAAGTGTCTTAA
- the LOC106299077 gene encoding TMV resistance protein N-like has translation MNRILKKLSCFKTKVKSLRLFESNSSLSSSSSSSFTPQKYNVFLNFRGKDTRKNFVSFLYRDLVAKEIRTFKDDKELARGRPFPPELLQAIKGSEIAVVVVSKTYSASYWCLEELVKILKREKKGLIKVLPIFYDVDPCDVRRQAGAVKKHFEKHKKRQSREKVKSWRDALTYLAELSGECSKNWKDDSKLVDEITERISDMLFSVTPLNGNKLIGIDEHMNELYPRLDLNSNKGVQVIGIWGRGSMGRSALARHVYESISYNFEAHCFLEDVRKISQHCRRSHLQEELLSKMQGEGLNTKSSHRCLKAIKARLRNKKVLLVANDVDKIEQLEALGEEFSWFGHGSRVVITTQDRQLLSSWGVKSVYEVELLKCYEVRKLFRSEAFKQREVDPVGLEQSTYRPIYFPGIKFFWTLKCLVALLCDRSKLMERLNALIYSR, from the exons ATGAACAGAATCTTGAAAAAGCTCTCGTGCTTTAAGACAAAAGTTAAATCGTTACGACTATTCGAATCCAACTCATCACTGTCTTCTTCATCTTCTTCCTCTTTCACTCCTCAGAAATACAACGTCTTTCTAAACTTCAGAGGCAAAGATACTCGCAAGAACTTCGTCAGTTTTCTCTACAGAGACTTAGTGGCGAAAGAGATTCGAACTTTCAAAGACGACAAGGAGTTAGCGAGGGGCCGTCCGTTTCCACCGGAGCTTCTACAAGCCATCAAAGGGTCAGAGATCGCCGTCGTGGTGGTTTCTAAGACTTACTCAGCTTCCTACTGGTGTCTTGAAGAGCTTGTGAAGATTCTGAAACGGGAGAAAAAGGGTTTGATCAAAGTGCTGCCTATTTTCTACGACGTCGATCCTTGTGACGTGAGAAGACAAGCCGGAGCAGTCAAGAAACATTTCGAGAAACACAAGAAGAGACAAAGCAGAGAGAAGGTCAAATCGTGGAGGGATGCGTTGACTTATTTGGCGGAGCTCTCTGGTGAATGTTCAAAGAACTG GAAAGATGACTCGAAGCTGGTGGATGAAATCACGGAAAGAATATCAGATATGTTGTTCTCCGTAACACCATTAAATGGTAATAAGCTAATTGGTATCGACGAACACATGAATGAATTGTATCCACGGTTGGATCTAAACTCAAACAAAGGTGTTCAAGTCATTGGGATATGGGGAAGAGGAAGCATGGGAAGATCAGCACTTGCAAGACACGTTTACGAGAGCATCTCATATAACTTTGAAGCTCACTGTTTCCTCGAAGACGTGAGAAAGATCTCACAACACTGCCGCAGATCTCATCTACAAGAAGAGCTTCTTTCCAAGATGCAAGGGGAAGGGTTGAACACAAAGAGCTCTCATAGGTGTCTTAAAGCGATCAAAGCAAGGCTCAGGAACAAGAAGGTTCTACTTGTGGCTAACGACGTGGACAAGATCGAACAGTTAGAAGCCCTTGGTGAGGAGTTTAGCTGGTTTGGTCATGGCAGCAGAGTCGTCATAACCACACAAGATAGGCAATTGCTTAGTTCATGGGGTGTGAAGAGTGTCTATGAAGTTGAGCTCTTGAAATGCTACGAAGTTCGAAAGCTCTTTAGGTCAGAAGCATTCAAACAGAGAGAGGTGGATCCTGTTGGTTTGGAGCAGTCTACTTATCGACCCATCTACTTTCCTGGTATTAAATTCTTTTGGACCCTAAAATGTTTAGTGGCTTTATTATGTGACAGAAGTAAGCTTATGGAAAGACTGAATGCATTAATATATAGTCGCTAG
- the LOC106298932 gene encoding TMV resistance protein N-like, which translates to MSSSITPSTSLRKYDVFLSFRGLDTRRSFISFLYKELVRRNIRTFKDDKDLESGRKISPELERAIEESKFAVVVISANYAASTWCLEELVKIMDVENKDSLTVIPVFHGVDPCHVRRQIGQVAVQLEKHEKREDREKVLSWRQALTNLASISGVCTLKWEDDSMMVDEIAKRISTLIDTTRKPTRTGSNLVGIDAHMKALSRLLDLNSKKNVRVVGIWARGGNGRSALAKFVYRNICQHFESHCFLENVKRISQDRHMSHLRQEVLKRVQVESNSNQKVLLVANEVNELEHFDALAEDFSCFGPGSIVIITTQDKQLLVSAGIKLVYEVELLRFRKVRELFRQLAFRDRAFSAAFESVLYRGTNLAMEWLGCLGVRSG; encoded by the exons ATGTCTTCTTCTATTACACCAAGCACCTCCCTTCGGAAGTACGATGTCTTTCTGAGCTTCAGAGGACTCGACACTCGCCGCAGCTTCATCAGCTTCCTCTACAAAGAACTCGTCCGAAGGAACATCCGCACCTTCAAAGACGACAAGGATCTCGAGAGCGGCCGGAAGATTTCGCCGGAGCTAGAACGCGCCATCGAGGAGTCGAAGTTCGCCGTCGTCGTGATCTCCGCGAACTACGCAGCCTCCACTTGGTGCCTCGAAGAACTCGTCAAGATCATGGATGTCGAGAATAAAGACTCCCTCACCGTGATCCCCGTCTTCCACGGCGTTGACCCGTGTCACGTGAGGCGGCAGATCGGTCAGGTCGCCGTACAGTTAGAGAAGCACGAGAAGAGAGAAGATCGCGAGAAAGTCCTCTCGTGGAGACAAGCGTTGACCAATCTTGCGAGTATCTCCGGCGTCTGCACATTGAAATG GGAAGATGACTCGATGATGGTCGATGAGATTGCTAAGAGGATATCAACGTTGATTGATACAACGAGAAAACCAACAAGAACCGGAAGCAACCTAGTGGGGATTGATGCGCACATGAAAGCTCTGTCACGGTTACTAGATCTGAACTCGAAGAAGAATGTGAGAGTTGTCGGGATTTGGGCGAGAGGAGGCAACGGTAGATCAGCTCTCGCTAAGTTCGTGTACAGGAACATCTGCCAACACTTCGAAAGCCATTGCTTCCTGGAGAACGTGAAGAGGATATCTCAGGATCGGCACATGTCGCATCTACGCCAAGAGGTTCTTAAAAGGGTCCAAGTAGAATCGAATTCGAACCAGAAGGTTCTGCTAGTGGCGAACGAAGTTAACGAACTTGAACACTTTGATGCTCTTGCAGAGGATTTCAGCTGTTTTGGTCCGGGGAGTATAGTTATCATCACTACACAAGACAAGCAGCTTCTTGTTTCAGCCGGTATAAAGCTTGTTTACGAAGTAGAGCTTCTGAGGTTCAGGAAAGTTCGTGAACTATTCAGACAATTAGCCTTCAGAGACAGAGCCTTTTCTGCAGCTTTCGAGTCGGTTTTGTATAGGGGAACAAATCTTGCAATGGAATGGTTAGGTTGTCTAGGTGTTAGATCTGGTTAG